The Erigeron canadensis isolate Cc75 chromosome 1, C_canadensis_v1, whole genome shotgun sequence genome segment CTGTATTCATTCTTCCGGCACGTACTATTTCCGAATTAGAACAGAAAATGTGTGGGTTTCTTTGGAGTCAAGGGGTTTTATCTAAAGGCAAAGCTAAGGTAGCTTGGAAGTCTATTTGCCTCCCAAAGTATGAGGGTGGGTTGGGTATTAAACGCATATCTGATGTTAATAAATCTCTGATGTGTTTCCTCATTTGGCGACTTCTTAATGACAGACACTCCTTATGGGTTAAGTGGGTTCATTCGTATAAGTTATAGGGGCGTAGCTTTTAGGAAGTTCCATCCCGGGCTGGTATTTCATGGGGTTGGCGTAAACTTTTGCAGTTAAGACAGTCTGTGCGTCCTTTTATTAGTTCAAAAATTGGTGATGGTAAAACTACTTTGGCTTGGCATGATAAATGGGGCCAAGATGGTCCTTTGATCAGGTTTATCTTGCCTAGAGAGATTGCTAGGGCTGGTTTTTCTTTGCAAGATAAGATTGCTGATATGACCTATTTCCTGTTCTTGGCATGATAAATAGGGCTGGTTTTTCTTTGTAATTATGAGGGTACTTGGAAATGGCCGGCTGCGTGGTATGACCTATTTCCTGTTCTTCATAATTACAAGGTTCCTATGATAAATAATGAAATTCATGATAATCTGATTTGGTGTGATGGTTCTGGAAATGAGATCCCATACTCGGCCTCTTCTGTTTGGAACACCATTCGTATTAAGGGGCCTGAAGTCGGTTGGGTTAACCTTGTGTGGTTCTCAAGATGTATACCACGATACTCCTTTTTGTTATGGCTAGTGATGAAGAAAAAGCTAAAGACGCATGACAGGCTGAAACCATGGGATGTGGGGAGTGCAACTAATCTTAACCTTGTTTGTTGTTCTTTGTGCAAAACAGGTCTGGATTCACATTCTCATTTGTTTTTTGAGTGCTCTTATTCAGCTCAAGTTTGGATAGGCATTAAGCACTTAGCAAGCTTGGCGAACTCTTCTCAACGATGGGAGGATATTTTGGCGATCTTGCTTCCTCTTTCTAAAAGCAATTCAGCTACTAGTGTGATTGCTAGACTTGCATTGGCTGCTACTGTCTACTTTGTTTGGCAAGAGACAAATAACCGCATGTTCACTAACAATCAGCGTCCTCCAGAGCAATTAATCAAAGCTATTATTGATACAGTTCGGTTACGGTTAGTGACTATAAAGTTTAAAGCTGgagaaaagttgaaaaaactgCTAGAAGATTGGAAAGTGCCAAGATCACTCTTATTGGTCATTGGCGCATAGGATGGCTTAGTATAGTTATATTCTTGCACTAATATTGCTGGTTGTATTTGGTTCCTATTCTTTTGCTACTTTAGCTTGATAAACCCTCCACAGCCTGTTATGGAAGGAAACTAATGTGGTACTATGCTACATTACTTGGTTTGTACTGTTTATATTATTGTTGGTATAAAAGCTTAAATAGGGTAATCCCTTTTACCCAATAAaatcaaaagttcatgttttctATTAAATATACATTTGATGacggcaaagttgataggatctttctttctatgctcatgcatgttgaatctatgaagaaagatccaaggattcaactagtttaagacccaaaagtgttgttatagattaaaaagCTTGTAAAGTGagttttcctttgaaagatgacTATATTTTCAtgcattttgatgaatatatttctggagtttgtcataaaaatatgattttatgttgatggattatagatggataaagatttgttcttgaaaaatgatgagatgattacatgaatgtcagatttaagaaggttggatttgATGTTGGATTATAAGATGAATATGGACTTGTCATAACTGGAAAATATGTTAGTATTGATGTTAATATTCtgtaaaaattgataaaatatcaaGGAAATAAAGCTTGGatcaaaacatgttaaaataagcTAGAAATTATGAACCGAAaacttgcaaaaatgcattttgagcacacacttGCACTATGATCAAATGACCATAAAAATTTCATTAACTTACTGTAAATAAGTGGTTCCATatgtataaaactcaagtcatatGACTCATGGCAAtaacaagctcaaaaatcaccttttcgggttaattaatcactaaccgaaaacACAAATTTGCAcgtatcacaccaccaccactaccacgaCTTGGAcaatcaaaatatgatgaactttttGGAAATGTTGAAACAAGGACAAAAATCCAATTTGAAGTACTTAaattgcttaagaaatgaggcttaaaACACGTTTTCAGTAAATGATTTTTGATCATAAAGTCCTCAaataagcaagacacaagagaggttgaaatTATATGAATTTGACATGTTAAAATTTGCCTAgaaaggcctgggatttttggacaaaagcttgTATGGtgatttctaagtatttttgtgattaaatgaatttaaatggaaattaaaagatatataaattaataaataaattatgtaatcATGAACTTGATTAAATTTACATAACCAATGGTGAAACTAATTTAAACTTATTGTAGCAAAGAATTAAAAGCCAAAACTTGATTAAATTTACATAACCAATGGTGAAACTAATTTAAACTTACTATAGCAAAGAATTAAAAGCCAagaaaacaagtgttaaataatttaaaagtaaataatatagtaaaaatcactaattaatcactattgttgaattaaataaaaataatgcacaaataaatgtacaaatcataacattataaattaaaaagtataaaaatcagaatataatcacaaaataattatccataaattttaaaggcaatttaagaacttaaaagtaattataaggaattatataagtaataaatcaataaaatgaataaataaatataaatcagaaatattcatattatgagatcacaaatgtcaaatattattattaagcaAAGTATGCAGTGGAATTCTATATAAATCAAagccaaactaccgaaattccaataaacgaACAAAAGCGTGTAATAAGAAATGACCTTCACCACCAAATATCTTCTAACCAAATGATGTGAGCACTATAATATACTTGAACTCCGAAATCTAATAACAatcaaagatgggcaagtctactagcatacatctcatgatctagcttactagttgtaacaacacgattttatcactcgaattcacatcaacaatggcggtttagagtgtgtgtgtgttcttggtgtttgtgtgtgtgttgagagaaaattgggatcaagtgtgtgtaatggtatgaaaatgtGTCAAGGTTATGTCAAAGTTATGTCAAGGTTATGTCAAGGTTATGTCAAAGTTATGTCAAGGTTAtgtcaaggttatgatttctaaggaattgagggctatttatagtctaaactaaccaactatgctaattatcacaattagcccctcaaccttagaaatcatcaacacatgacttaacaacaagtaagtccataacttaaattacaatgtatcactatttttggatttctaacattctcccccttagtgatatattgtaaggtctgaagcacgtgttgttttgtcttgtaggaatgaatttgatgagcccggtggtgaagacaattggtgtgttgaaacaagtcttcaaatctttctcattgtctttggagaacttgattcagtcttggtcttggacttcttgaagttaaatcatttgttgattctcaatgttctttttgaacagagaatgatgagtgtgtgtgtattaaatcttcgaggattgttgaatcaaagatcagagttgtcttttgaaatgcggaaggtatgaacttgtcttgaattcttcaatcctcgaatcttgaagtcttttctttgaagtcttggaatgaattttcagaaatatgtactctcccccttgatgtgtgcaatgtagcttttggtaaagtgttgttgtatgacttgaagatctttaatttgatgaagactctttttgaagcatttcttcttttgtcttgaatcttcagccttttgtcctttgaagctttgatctttgtcacatcgtcttgaacacttttgagagtaaacatttcaataaggttttggaaattcttttatgaaagtaatcctgctcctcctcaattcatgagtaatcacagtctttgattggagcatatttgaactttttgtaacatcttgagcgagcatcctttcattattgatcttgatcttcttatccttaaaatcattatCCATTTTGATCTTCTCATATCTTCATCTTCAATCTCAaatttttcaagtcaagatctCATCTCAGCTAAGACCTAGTGAgaatttgagctcaattgaccATCTTGAAACTTGCAGTATTAGTCATCTAAATGAattcattctaatttcttccctaatcaaaaatcaatcatactattttctccccctcataatgacaatgttgggaaccaatgtcattatgcaaacattgattgaatagaatgtgaaaagaaatcaaaagatccAAAGCGCAAtggtgtttacacaaagatatattaactaaaaactcatcaacccaaaccattaatccaacccaaataaccctatgggtgactaaaatgtaaggttgaagttgttggtataagcattttattatggtgttggtgttttctgtgttggggtaaTGAGAAAAGAACCCGGATAAGAaagatccgtttgcattcaaaaatcgaaaggattaatgaaatgaccgaaagaaatgtataccatttatcggatttcctatgtatcattgagaaacgcacaaagcaaacctctaacatagtttggtcttttggcttttcaacctcaagattgcttctaagaatgtaaaccatggtcagtgtcacctaagcgttcgataaccatgttctactatccttaaagacttttaggaaaaaatccaaggtcacaatagacttcttgttaactcaataattacacaaatgcaattatgagacctacgttcaaagctgaaaatgatgttagcaatggtaggatttccatttgatcatcgtgaaatatcaattaagatatcactacaaatgttccggctatatcacaaagataagcatgtatatcacaaagatatgacgcaaatgtgtcctaaagaatgaataaggatcaaattaatgatcaatcacgagagctctagacacaaagtgatcaaatgaagtcggggactggagcagagtgtcaccttTTTTCAATTcaaacgtcttccaaatgaagagtcaatagaaatgagaaaatctccgtgagaaataaaacaagcatttgttaagaaacacttgagtggttaggtaaagatgtgcatcgcttcactgggtccatgaaggcttcttcaataccgagatatcaacaaatgacatccgatagaaatgtgttttacccggcgatttgagaattttagagaagggtatcaattcttttaacccttttctcacaacattatcaccataacctctcacttttcgactgtactccctccaacttagttgcacgaattcatcatcactcaaaaataccctcactatctaatgaaagaagtgaatactccggggttagaactcatcggcgatgatgaagttcatggagtagaattttgagaaaaacctagtcgctcatgtgcaaactaaacaccgaacttcctttgaagaaaatattttgaaaaaaatcatcaaatgtgaaaaaaaatgtttaaaaaacacatttgaagtttgaaagagatttgaaatcacaaactcccccttaatctatgcaaagataaatcaaaaagattttcttagaaaaggtggagcaaaaatgatttgtgtgaaatcaaaacaggttttatgaaaagtgaacttaatcaattgttcaagataagacaactcaggagtacacaaaggcgttcaatcctttgcttctcatatcaacaattgagagttttttaaacaggtgcaacaaaactgcaatcaacatcttgtgatactcaggttatcatgatgaaaatccaatatattacacatatacattcatataagaccacttggaagtacacaaaggcgttcaattccgagttatcttatatcaatttatatgtataacaacatgaatttatttcaactttgaaacataaataatttttctttttaaaaccgggttgcatacagagtatatgcaagccattatgaaataaataacacaaataagcacgggttatacactgagtgtgcgtAAGCCAcaaaaaaactttttctttcttttgaaaattttatacttttgtatttgatttttgtttttcaactttttataatttttgaaaaatgaatcaagaattccttccatggtaaagtgaatcaaggatcaagatttagcataccaagtttaaaGATTAAGAAATtgaacctcttttcgtccagtggttttgtgaacaaatcagcgagttggtagtcagttcccacgaagtagagttcgatgtcacctttctcaacatgatctttgagaaaatgatatctcacatcaatttgctttgagcgtgagtgattgactgagttgacagcaattgcaatggcactttgtgaatcacaatagatagggactcgatcatatttcagaccatagtcggtaagttgtgttttcatccataacacttgagcacaacaactagcagcagccacatattcagcttccgctgttgatagtgatacacaattttgcttcatggatgaccaacttacaatcttatcccctaagaattgtaaagtaccagatgtgctcttgcgatcaagcttacaacctgcatgatctgcatctgaataggtagttaaattgaatccagtatcccttggataccagagaccaagattgggtgtacccttcagataacgaaaaatttgtttcacagggtaatgtaaatcagtcggagcggcttgatacatagcacacatacatgttgcaaacattatatctgggcgagatgctgtaagatacaacaacgaaccaatcatgcttctatacctcttttggtcaaatggtttcccatttttatcagcattaatgtttgtacgagcagccattggggatgaaattgaagaacatgtagtcatatcaaactttttcaacatatcctttatgtacttaccttgtgatataaaaataccagttggtaattgtttgatttgtaaacccaaaaagtaattcatttccccaatcatgctcatttcaaaatgattgaccattagagatgaaaagtttcggcaaaaagtttgactggttgacccaaaaataatgtcatcaacatatatttggacaagtaaaacatgcttaccttgcttacgaataaacagggtagggtcaatagtgcctttggtaaagcctcctttgagtaagaaagtagataaggaatcataccatgctcggggtgcctgcttcaaaccatagagagccttgtctaacttgtagacatggtttggcttcttaggatcaacaaaaccttcaggttgctccacgtaaacttcttctttgagttctccattcaagaacgctgtcttcacatccatttgaaacactgtgaagtttctgaatacggcataagctaagaatatacgaatagcctccattcttgcaacaggagtgaaagtttcgtcgaaatccacaccaggttgttggcagtaaccctttgcaaccaatctagctttgttccttactacaactccattttcatccttcttgttcttgaaaatccacttggtgcgaattggttcttctttccttggatttggaaccaatctccataccttcagtctcacaaactgagctaattcatattgcattgctttaacccactctggatcactaagAGCTTCACAGACTGTTTTGgattcaatgttactcagtgaaagtgcaacaagacactcattgactgtagtacgggtagaaacaccagcttgtggatctccgatgatctgttctgtaggatgatctttgcgcatacgcggccacttgttgtcatgaggaagaggatcttgttgatgaatgtcaacattatcatcattaaatctagagttctgttgagaaatggaatcatagctcggaagaactctttcctcaaaatttggatgatcaaaatccagtggtacatacatatttggagtatttgatggatttgttatttgggtgatttgagaaggttgttcttgaacattcttttgagaataaatatcacttgaagatgattcttcttgctctgaagaatttgaagatgattcacgattattgtcaggaactggttcatttgtttgaataggatcattgttcggaattggttcattgatgacttgaggttccttttcttgaatcggttttgaattgtagaattcttcgaaaagaatatctagctcttcacttgttggagttggatatttcttgaactttgaagctaaggtagacgtccttgaggaagcacttgaagtacttggatcactaatttttggtagcaaactttcttgttcaaatatcatgccagacatctcgtcaaaccaaacattcatggtttcttgaattgtgtttgttcgacgattaaagatgcaatatgcaatcgatgtctttgagtaaccaataaagtaaccttcgtcacctttcctttcaaactttccaacattttcccgatcattcaaggtataacagacacacccaaaaatatggaagtaattgatgttgggtttgcgtttgttaataacctcataaggagtcttctcatgacgctgattgatgatggaccgattttgtgtgtgacaggcagtgtcaacagtttcagcccacatatttgatggtaacttggaataagcaagcattgtccttgctgcttccaccagcgtatggtttctcctttcaacgacaccattttgttgcggggtacgagcaacacagaattggtgagtaatgccttttgatttgcaaaattcatcgaagatggcatttttgaactcagtaccgttatccgaacggatataacggactagaagttgaagattcacttgagtggaagtgatgaaatcgatcaaaatttgagttgtttcatcttttgaagcaagaaacttgacccaagtgtatcttgaataatcatcaacgataaccagaatatatgtCTTCCCGTTTCTgttttgtactttcataggcccacaaagatccatgtgaagcaaatgaagaggtgccaaactgtgtggaattttctttggtttatgagaagttcttttgatcttcccaactgcacaagaaggacagacatgctcactctcatacttgtagtcaggcaagccttcaacaaatTGCTTGTTGattaaagcattgatggtttgataattcaagtgaaaaagccttctatgccacaaccaagaatttttcgaagtagcttttgaaataagacagatattatcagttggttggttatcatcaagattaactgtgaaaagattatcatcacgatctccgcataggatatcaattccatctagagtttggactttgcacagagattgtcgaaaaagaacttgaaggttgttgtcacagaactgtccaacactgaacaagttatgactcagatcttcaacataatggactttcttaatgacaattccgtttctttcaatatctccataacctagaattggagtgAAATTGTtatttccgaaacgaacagttcccatgaacctttcaacaaagttcttgagcaatgatttattgccagtcatgtgttttgaacacccggaatcgagtatccatacaca includes the following:
- the LOC122585046 gene encoding uncharacterized protein LOC122585046; translated protein: MELTQFEVGTLPIRYLGVPLISTSSKIGDGKTTLAWHDKWGQDGPLIRFILPREIARAGLVFLCNYEGTWKWPAAWYDLFPVLHNYKVPMINNEIHDNLIWCDGSGNEIPYSASSVWNTIRIKGPEVGWVNLVWFSRCIPRYSFLLWLVMKKKLKTHDRLKPWDVGSATNLNLVCCSLCKTGLDSHSHLFFECSYSAQVWIGIKHLASLANSSQRWEDILAILLPLSKSNSATSVIARLALAATVYFVWQETNNRMFTNNQRPPEQLIKAIIDTVRLRLVTIKFKAGEKLKKLLEDWKVPRSLLLVIGA